In one Mucilaginibacter ginsenosidivorax genomic region, the following are encoded:
- a CDS encoding prephenate dehydratase, whose protein sequence is MKIEKPRVAIQGIRASFHEEAGLRYFGENAQMIECNSFKQTFEKLKNREADYVVMAIENSIAGSILPNYTLLLDYGFPVVGEIYLPIQLHLMALPGVKFEDVKYVTSHPIALRQCVDFFDEYPHLKIIESSDTAACAKRIRDEQLTDTVAIANSLAATLYGLDVLERRIESNKRNFTRFLILTHHDNMDKKPANKASLCFQVSNKVGALAKVLNIFAEEGLNMSKIQSMPILGKRNEYNFYVDVEWDEQKHYDNAIRQILKYTQNFNILGEYERHDDEPSVAPKPQRIDRGRRYINIRRNV, encoded by the coding sequence ATGAAAATAGAAAAACCAAGAGTTGCCATACAGGGAATCCGCGCCTCCTTCCACGAAGAAGCCGGACTGCGTTATTTTGGCGAAAACGCCCAGATGATTGAGTGCAACTCTTTTAAACAAACTTTTGAGAAGTTAAAGAACCGCGAGGCTGATTATGTGGTAATGGCTATTGAAAACAGCATTGCCGGCAGCATATTACCCAACTACACTTTACTGCTCGATTATGGTTTCCCGGTGGTAGGCGAAATTTACCTGCCTATTCAGCTGCACCTGATGGCTTTGCCGGGCGTAAAATTTGAGGATGTAAAATATGTAACCTCGCATCCTATTGCCCTGCGCCAGTGTGTTGATTTTTTTGACGAGTACCCCCATCTTAAAATTATCGAGAGCAGCGATACTGCCGCCTGTGCCAAACGCATCCGCGATGAGCAATTGACAGATACTGTAGCTATTGCCAATTCATTAGCTGCAACACTGTATGGGCTGGATGTTCTGGAGCGCCGCATCGAATCGAACAAACGGAACTTTACCCGCTTTTTGATCCTCACCCACCATGATAACATGGATAAAAAACCGGCCAATAAAGCATCGCTTTGTTTCCAGGTGAGTAATAAGGTTGGGGCTTTGGCCAAAGTGCTTAATATTTTTGCCGAAGAAGGTTTAAATATGAGCAAAATTCAATCAATGCCCATACTTGGTAAGCGTAACGAATATAATTTTTATGTAGATGTGGAGTGGGACGAGCAGAAACATTACGACAACGCCATACGGCAGATACTGAAATACACACAAAACTTTAACATACTTGGCGAATATGAAAGACACGATGACGAACCATCAGTAGCACCCAAACCCCAAAGAATTGACCGCGGCAGGCGATATATTAACATCCGCCGCAACGTTTAA
- a CDS encoding sterol desaturase family protein, with the protein MHHLDKTEISAIVILCLLVILTLVEMGLSYWEDRHYYETRDTFTNVYLTSLAVVTNLIVKGSTFIILSFTYRYRLFQIHNVWLYWFVLIVAQDFLYWLLHYIGHYCRLFWAIHVTHHSSEHFNFTTGFRSTVFEPLYRVFFYLPLALFGFSALDILYAYLVTQFYGNLVHTQYKIPLPKWYGWIFVTPAHHRVHHASNIPYLDKNMGMVLILWDRMFGTFRDEDLPEPVKYGITKQPDDMGPVNVIFHEWKALIHDVKHAPGVKNKLGYLFNPPGWSHDGSTQTARVMQREYEIQHISPLIEQKQTA; encoded by the coding sequence ATGCATCACTTAGACAAAACGGAAATAAGCGCCATTGTAATACTTTGCCTTTTGGTGATTTTAACCCTTGTAGAAATGGGTTTAAGTTATTGGGAAGACAGGCATTATTACGAAACACGCGATACTTTTACCAATGTTTATCTTACCTCGCTTGCCGTTGTAACCAACCTGATAGTAAAAGGCAGCACATTTATTATCCTGAGTTTCACTTACAGGTACAGGTTGTTTCAAATCCATAACGTTTGGTTATACTGGTTTGTACTGATTGTTGCACAGGATTTTTTGTATTGGCTGCTACATTACATTGGCCACTATTGCCGCCTTTTTTGGGCTATACACGTAACCCACCATTCGTCAGAACATTTCAACTTCACTACCGGTTTCCGTTCAACTGTATTTGAGCCATTGTATAGGGTGTTTTTTTACTTACCCCTTGCCCTGTTTGGCTTTAGCGCATTAGATATTTTATACGCATACCTGGTTACCCAGTTTTATGGCAACCTGGTACATACACAATATAAAATCCCGTTACCAAAATGGTATGGCTGGATTTTTGTAACACCGGCACATCACCGTGTGCACCACGCATCAAACATCCCCTATCTTGATAAAAACATGGGCATGGTATTAATTTTATGGGACAGAATGTTTGGCACCTTCCGCGACGAGGATTTGCCCGAGCCTGTTAAATATGGTATTACCAAACAACCCGATGATATGGGTCCGGTAAATGTTATATTTCACGAATGGAAAGCGCTGATACACGATGTTAAGCACGCGCCAGGCGTTAAAAACAAGCTTGGTTATTTATTTAACCCGCCTGGCTGGAGTCATGACGGCAGTACACAAACTGCAAGGGTAATGCAGCGGGAGTATGAAATTCAGCACATTTCGCCCCTCATCGAACAAAAGCAAACAGCTTAA
- the aroB gene encoding 3-dehydroquinate synthase, translated as MDTIQSDNYPIFFENSIDELANFVKQGRYSRFFILTDENTAQHCLPLVKSKIEDQDNFDIIEINAGEESKDIDFCIGIWKMLIDFGADRKSLLINLGGGVISDLGGFAASTFKRGIDFVHVPTTLLSQVDASVGGKTGIDIDSIKNIIGTFTQPKAVFIELGFLDTLPAKQILSGLAEMLKHGLIQDANYWNQLKNSDLSKPSAELVHRSVAIKNKITVEDPHEKGIRKALNFGHTIGHAVETYSLINDKDHLSHGEAIAIGMICESYLAHKKTGLPAEELKEITDTLNNLYPRYTIHESSFDTLFEYMKKDKKNQSGNINCTLLTNIGQCNIDNICTEAELCESLLYYINL; from the coding sequence ATGGACACCATTCAGAGCGATAATTACCCCATTTTTTTTGAAAACAGCATAGATGAACTGGCCAACTTTGTAAAACAAGGCCGCTACTCGCGTTTTTTTATTTTAACCGACGAAAATACCGCACAACATTGCCTGCCCCTGGTAAAAAGCAAAATAGAAGACCAGGACAATTTTGACATTATTGAAATAAACGCCGGCGAAGAAAGCAAGGATATTGATTTTTGCATCGGCATCTGGAAAATGCTGATAGATTTTGGGGCCGACCGTAAAAGCTTGCTTATTAACCTTGGCGGCGGCGTTATCAGCGACCTTGGCGGCTTTGCTGCGTCCACATTTAAGCGTGGGATTGATTTTGTACACGTACCTACTACCTTGTTATCGCAGGTTGATGCATCAGTAGGCGGTAAAACCGGGATTGATATCGATAGCATCAAAAACATCATAGGTACCTTTACCCAACCCAAGGCTGTATTTATTGAATTGGGATTTTTAGATACCCTGCCTGCAAAACAAATCCTATCGGGCCTGGCCGAAATGCTGAAACATGGCCTCATTCAGGATGCTAATTACTGGAACCAGTTAAAAAACAGCGACCTGAGCAAACCATCTGCCGAACTGGTACATCGGTCCGTCGCCATAAAAAATAAAATCACCGTGGAGGATCCGCATGAAAAAGGTATCCGCAAGGCTTTAAACTTCGGGCACACCATCGGTCACGCAGTTGAAACCTACTCATTGATTAATGATAAAGATCATTTATCGCATGGCGAGGCTATTGCCATAGGCATGATCTGCGAATCGTACCTGGCCCACAAAAAAACAGGCCTGCCTGCCGAAGAGTTAAAAGAGATAACAGATACACTGAATAATCTTTATCCACGTTATACCATCCACGAATCAAGCTTCGATACGTTATTCGAGTACATGAAAAAGGACAAGAAGAACCAAAGCGGAAATATAAATTGCACCCTGCTGACCAACATTGGTCAATGTAATATTGATAATATCTGCACAGAAGCCGAACTTTGCGAGAGTTTATTGTATTATATTAATTTGTAA
- a CDS encoding RNA-binding S4 domain-containing protein, with protein sequence MIEFKLNGDFIPMIQLLKAAGLVPTGGEAQIVVSEGEVSYNGQVDYRKRLKVKRGDLVEFRGNKIMVI encoded by the coding sequence ATGATTGAATTTAAGTTAAACGGCGACTTTATCCCGATGATACAACTACTAAAAGCAGCAGGCCTGGTACCCACCGGAGGCGAGGCGCAAATAGTTGTAAGTGAGGGGGAAGTAAGCTATAACGGACAGGTTGATTACCGCAAACGCCTTAAAGTAAAACGAGGCGACCTGGTTGAATTCAGAGGAAATAAAATCATGGTTATTTAA